TAAACTCTGCAACCGCTGCAAATTTGCCCCAACTTTATAAAGTAAATCTCCTTTCCCCAAAAGATAAGCCGCTTCCGATTGTCTCCCGCCTAAAATAATCTCAGAATCCGCTTCACTAGCTGTCCGCAACGCCACTCTTCCTGGTAAATTTGACCGAATAATCGGTGTAACCACCCTCGCCTCTGGACGTTGAGTAGCAATAATTAAATGGATACCCGCCGCTCTCGCCTTTGAACCCAACCGTGTGATACTCAATTCTAAAGCATTGCGGATATCTTTTTCGGTCATAAAGTCAGCATATTCGTCAAAGATGCAGACTAGACGGGGTAAAGGTGGGTTGTTCTGTTGATTATAAGCATCAAGGTGAGAACATCCCGCTAGCTCAAATCGCTGATAACGCCGTTCCATTTCCGCGACTAAATTTTCCATCAACGCGATCGCATCTTCGCTATCCTTGACGATAGGAGAGTATAACCAGGGGATTTGCTCGAATTCGGGAAAGGTGACACGCTTAGGATCAACCAGGGCGATTTTAAGCTGCTGAGGGGAATGGCGATAGAGTAAGGATAACAGGAGCGATCGCAAAAATTCACTTTTCCCGCTTCCGGTGGTTCCCCCAACCAGAAAGTGACAGGTATTCGCATCGGATAAGTCGGCTTCTACCAGTTTCCCCTCTAAATCCACACCAATGGCAATTTTTACCGGAGCCTGAGTCGATGTCCGGGATGTGATATAATCCTCTAGCCGCGCCACTTGTCGATCTGGACGAGGTAAATCAACACTGACATAGCCAGGTTGAGGCGCAATCAGGGGGGGATTGGTAATCCCTAATTGTACCTGTAAATCAGCCGATAATTTCAGCAGAGCGCTAATCTTTACCCCCAGACTGGGTTTCAGTTTCACCCGGATAAACGCTGGACCAACGGCTGTTCCCACACAAGTCACGTCTATCTTAAAGGATTGTAACGTCTCGATTAACTGTTGCGCGATCGCATCATTGTTCGTAGTAAGCGCTTTAGCGCCATCAGTCTTTGTCGTAGACACTTCAGCGCCATCAGAAGTCCCCTCCTCTTCCCCTTTCCTGGGCTGTGTATCTGTACTCGTGACTTCAAAGTAGGTTTGACAGGTTTCCTGTTGAGGACAGATATCACACAAGTGAGTATTCGACGTGAGCGGTGGCGGATTTGAATGAGTCTGTTGCCAACTCACCCAGTCCTGCATTTGCTGTAACTTATGGGGAATCAACTCATGGACAGCTATTTCCAACTGTTCCCAAGAATAAGCATACTCCTTAAATTCTGGGAGAACACAATACACCGCTGAATCAACCACCACTCCTTTCGTTTTATTGAGCATATAACCATAGAGTCCCACTTGAGCCAACTGCGCTGATGGGTCAACGGGTTCGTAGGT
The DNA window shown above is from Coleofasciculus chthonoplastes PCC 7420 and carries:
- a CDS encoding DNA translocase FtsK → MYLTTPNEIRQIISQLATYPTLWLDTEVADWQTSNPRLSLIQILADPTDRTGDRAYIFDVLDNPDIVRDFVAQIMVNPNIEKVFHNASFDLKFLGGKHQAQNVTCTFKLVRKLTKKSRKTPLQVSNKQLKTLAVELCHFTNVDKTEQSSDWGQRPLTPKQLHYAKMDTVYLAHVHRHLLQLTQPPTPPPVVITPKPQPETAEHPPFSATKVRVAFECPRLFYLKQHFDGNTLFIPPGQSIGIGTAFHTLAEQFIKLAQANSHVSDLLEPSAEQLNREAVAMGMQEIFYQQVFFPYIESHPEMATVLPKLWQGLTALIQRWVELLVVNRRYCLHQMVIHQTFILEENKLSYYFNLPNGTSQEVTGRFDSLVFNFERNRLCLIDYKTYEPVDPSAQLAQVGLYGYMLNKTKGVVVDSAVYCVLPEFKEYAYSWEQLEIAVHELIPHKLQQMQDWVSWQQTHSNPPPLTSNTHLCDICPQQETCQTYFEVTSTDTQPRKGEEEGTSDGAEVSTTKTDGAKALTTNNDAIAQQLIETLQSFKIDVTCVGTAVGPAFIRVKLKPSLGVKISALLKLSADLQVQLGITNPPLIAPQPGYVSVDLPRPDRQVARLEDYITSRTSTQAPVKIAIGVDLEGKLVEADLSDANTCHFLVGGTTGSGKSEFLRSLLLSLLYRHSPQQLKIALVDPKRVTFPEFEQIPWLYSPIVKDSEDAIALMENLVAEMERRYQRFELAGCSHLDAYNQQNNPPLPRLVCIFDEYADFMTEKDIRNALELSITRLGSKARAAGIHLIIATQRPEARVVTPIIRSNLPGRVALRTASEADSEIILGGRQSEAAYLLGKGDLLYKVGANLQRLQSLFARRIEL